The proteins below are encoded in one region of Aquisphaera giovannonii:
- a CDS encoding Bax inhibitor-1/YccA family protein — MATSNPAFSQDMFAGYDQVYGVPRSAVTTVQGTMAKCFLLLAIMTGTALWSFHSLASGDLSMGVVPVAGIAGFVLAMVTIFKPTAAPWTSPVYAAMEGVFLGAISQLVEMRFAKAYPGIALQAVMLTASTLLVMLFVYGSGLIRVTERLKAGVVMATGAVGLFYLVAMVMRLFGAEMPLLWSSSLAGIGFSVVVVGIAAFNLLLDFDFIEEAAARQAPKYMEWYGAFGLMVTLVWLYLEILRLLQKVANSRD; from the coding sequence GTGGCGACGAGCAATCCGGCTTTCTCTCAAGACATGTTCGCTGGTTATGACCAGGTCTACGGCGTTCCCCGCAGCGCGGTGACCACCGTGCAGGGGACGATGGCGAAGTGCTTCCTGCTGCTCGCGATCATGACCGGGACGGCGCTCTGGTCGTTCCATTCGCTGGCATCGGGCGACCTCAGCATGGGCGTTGTCCCGGTCGCCGGGATCGCCGGATTCGTCCTGGCGATGGTGACGATCTTCAAGCCCACCGCGGCGCCCTGGACCTCGCCGGTGTACGCGGCGATGGAGGGGGTGTTCCTCGGCGCGATCTCGCAGCTCGTCGAGATGCGATTCGCAAAGGCCTATCCGGGCATTGCCCTCCAGGCGGTGATGCTCACGGCCAGTACGCTGCTTGTCATGCTGTTCGTCTACGGCAGCGGGCTCATCCGCGTCACCGAGCGGCTCAAGGCGGGCGTGGTCATGGCGACCGGCGCGGTCGGCCTCTTCTACCTGGTGGCGATGGTGATGCGGCTCTTCGGCGCGGAGATGCCACTGCTCTGGAGCTCGTCGCTTGCGGGCATCGGCTTCAGCGTGGTCGTCGTCGGCATCGCCGCGTTCAATCTGCTGCTGGACTTCGACTTCATCGAGGAGGCCGCGGCGCGGCAGGCACCCAAGTACATGGAATGGTACGGCGCCTTCGGCCTGATGGTCACGCTGGTCTGGCTCTACCTCGAGATCCTCCGGCTGCTCCAGAAGGTCGCGAACAGCCGCGACTGA
- a CDS encoding nucleotidyl transferase AbiEii/AbiGii toxin family protein has product MRATAALETANVAYAVVGGNAVAAWVGRVDEAAVRFTQDVDLLIARSDLEVSKAALEAAGFVYRPVASIDLFLDGPDARPRDAVHIVFAGEKVRADYPLPAPEVNESEPAGAFRVLHLDALVRMKLTSFRDKDRTHLRDLIDVGLVDETWRLRLPDDLGERLQSLLDNPDG; this is encoded by the coding sequence TTGCGCGCGACAGCGGCCCTGGAAACGGCGAACGTCGCTTACGCTGTTGTCGGCGGCAACGCCGTTGCCGCGTGGGTCGGGCGTGTCGACGAGGCGGCGGTACGCTTCACCCAGGACGTCGACCTTCTCATCGCGCGCTCCGACCTCGAAGTGAGTAAGGCGGCTCTCGAAGCGGCGGGGTTCGTCTATCGACCTGTTGCGAGCATCGACCTCTTCCTCGACGGCCCCGATGCCAGGCCAAGAGACGCGGTCCACATCGTGTTCGCCGGGGAGAAGGTTCGGGCCGATTATCCCCTGCCCGCCCCCGAGGTGAATGAGTCCGAACCCGCGGGTGCATTCCGCGTGCTCCACCTGGATGCTCTAGTGCGCATGAAGCTAACCTCGTTTCGCGACAAGGACCGCACTCATCTCCGAGACCTGATCGACGTCGGACTGGTCGATGAAACCTGGCGACTCAGACTGCCGGACGACCTCGGCGAGCGGCTTCAGAGCTTGCTGGACAATCCCGACGGCTGA
- the xylA gene encoding xylose isomerase, translating into MTPFFPDVPKIEYGGPKSKNPLEFKWYNPDEVVGDKSMKEQLRFSVVYWHTFCNNLSDPFGVGTALRPWDDGSSSVANAQRRVRVAFEFFEKLGVPFYAFHDRDVAPEGRTIKESHANLDEVVKVLKDEQARTKVKLLWGTANLFSNPRYMHGAATSPNFDVFAFAAAQVKKAMEVTMDLGGAGYTFWGGREGYSTLLNTDMKREMDHLGQFLTMAVNYKKQIGFQGQFYIEPKPREPTKHQYDSDAAACLNFLRTYNLLPHFKLNLETNHATLAGHEMMHEMEVAIGAGALGSIDANTGDPLLGWDTDQFPTSVYLTTQCMLCILNMGGFTTGGVNFDAKVRRESFEPIDLFHAHIGGMDAFARGLKTAQAILGDGRLADFLKSRYESWDAEPGRRVEAGQSSFSDLEAYILPKGDASRNVSGRQEMLENLINEFL; encoded by the coding sequence ATGACCCCCTTCTTCCCCGACGTACCGAAGATCGAATATGGAGGCCCGAAGTCGAAGAATCCCCTCGAATTCAAGTGGTACAACCCGGACGAAGTGGTCGGCGACAAGTCGATGAAGGAGCAACTCCGCTTCTCCGTCGTGTACTGGCATACCTTCTGTAACAACCTGTCCGACCCCTTCGGCGTCGGCACGGCGCTTCGGCCCTGGGACGACGGCTCGAGCTCCGTCGCCAACGCCCAGAGGCGAGTGAGGGTGGCTTTCGAATTCTTCGAGAAGCTCGGCGTGCCGTTCTACGCCTTCCACGACAGGGACGTCGCCCCCGAGGGGAGGACCATCAAGGAGAGCCACGCCAATCTCGACGAGGTCGTCAAGGTCCTGAAGGATGAGCAGGCGCGGACGAAGGTGAAGCTGCTCTGGGGCACGGCGAACCTCTTCTCCAATCCCCGCTACATGCACGGGGCCGCCACCAGCCCGAATTTCGACGTCTTCGCCTTCGCGGCCGCGCAGGTCAAGAAGGCGATGGAAGTGACCATGGATCTTGGCGGGGCCGGGTACACGTTCTGGGGCGGACGCGAGGGGTATTCGACCCTGCTGAACACGGACATGAAGCGGGAGATGGACCACCTGGGCCAGTTCCTGACGATGGCCGTCAATTACAAGAAGCAGATTGGTTTCCAGGGGCAGTTCTACATCGAGCCCAAGCCCCGGGAGCCTACCAAGCATCAGTACGACTCGGACGCCGCGGCGTGCCTCAATTTCCTGCGGACGTACAACCTCCTGCCCCATTTCAAGCTGAACCTCGAGACCAACCACGCCACGCTCGCAGGCCACGAGATGATGCACGAGATGGAGGTGGCCATCGGAGCCGGGGCCCTCGGCTCGATCGACGCCAACACCGGCGATCCGCTGCTGGGCTGGGACACGGACCAGTTCCCGACGAGCGTCTACCTGACCACCCAGTGCATGCTCTGCATCCTCAACATGGGGGGCTTCACGACCGGCGGCGTCAACTTCGACGCCAAGGTCCGCCGCGAGAGCTTCGAGCCCATCGACCTGTTCCACGCCCACATCGGCGGCATGGACGCCTTCGCCAGGGGGCTGAAGACCGCGCAGGCCATCCTCGGCGACGGCCGCCTCGCCGATTTCCTGAAGTCGCGATACGAGAGCTGGGACGCGGAGCCCGGGCGTCGGGTCGAGGCCGGCCAATCCAGCTTCAGCGACCTCGAGGCCTACATCCTCCCGAAGGGGGACGCCTCCCGGAATGTGAGCGGGCGGCAGGAGATGCTCGAGAACCTGATCAACGAGTTCCTCTGA
- a CDS encoding type 1 glutamine amidotransferase domain-containing protein, which translates to MSILKGKKAAVLVEKFYEDLELWYPVLRLREAGCDVKVVGPKAGESYASKHGYPAKADVAAADVDAADLDAVIVPGGYSPDHMRRHPAMVDLVAKAAQLNKVVAAICHGPWMLCSARCLSRRKVTGFFAIKDDVVNAGGIWEDAACVRDGNIVTSRTPDDLPEFMKGIFAAMAEDM; encoded by the coding sequence ATGAGCATCCTGAAGGGTAAGAAGGCGGCGGTCCTGGTCGAGAAGTTCTACGAGGACCTGGAGCTCTGGTATCCGGTCCTGCGGCTTCGCGAGGCCGGCTGCGACGTGAAGGTCGTCGGCCCGAAGGCCGGCGAATCCTACGCGTCGAAGCACGGGTACCCGGCGAAGGCCGATGTCGCGGCGGCCGACGTCGACGCCGCGGACCTCGACGCGGTGATCGTCCCCGGCGGCTATTCACCGGACCACATGCGCCGCCACCCGGCGATGGTGGACCTCGTCGCGAAGGCCGCCCAGTTGAACAAGGTCGTGGCGGCCATCTGCCACGGGCCCTGGATGCTCTGCTCCGCGCGCTGCCTGAGCAGGCGGAAGGTGACCGGATTCTTCGCCATCAAGGACGATGTCGTCAACGCAGGCGGTATCTGGGAGGACGCCGCCTGCGTCCGCGACGGCAACATCGTCACCAGCCGCACCCCGGACGACCTGCCCGAGTTCATGAAGGGCATCTTCGCCGCCATGGCCGAGGACATGTGA
- a CDS encoding Gfo/Idh/MocA family protein yields the protein MREIKVAMIGEGFMGRTHSNAWSQVSKFFKPPARPVMHTSCGRRAEDSKAFASHWGWGRTSTNWADVVKLPEIDLVDVVTPNNTHAEIAMAAIAAGKHVACEKPIAGTLAEARQMVEAARKAQVKTFVWYNYRRCPAIAFAHKLVKDGAVGTIRHVRGFYLQDWADESIPLIWRFQKEGSGSGSHGDLNAHIIDMTRFVTGEEITEVTGAIAETFIKQRKRMTGATAGGIAAGVQGGGETGPVTVDDTVLFLARFSGGAVASFEAARQATGNQNRNGFEINGSKGALKFDFERMNELQFYDATRPRAVQGWTTIMCTHGGDHPYAGNWWPDAHVLGYEHGFVNQAYDILLALAGEEPTVPIPDFEDAYKTQRVLEAALVAAAERRPVPLSEIE from the coding sequence ATGCGCGAGATCAAGGTGGCGATGATCGGCGAGGGCTTCATGGGGCGCACGCATTCCAATGCATGGTCCCAGGTGAGCAAGTTCTTCAAGCCCCCCGCCCGGCCCGTCATGCATACCTCATGCGGGCGTCGTGCCGAGGACTCGAAGGCGTTCGCGAGCCACTGGGGGTGGGGCCGGACGTCGACCAACTGGGCGGACGTCGTCAAGCTCCCCGAGATCGACCTGGTGGACGTCGTCACGCCGAACAACACGCACGCCGAGATCGCCATGGCGGCCATCGCGGCCGGCAAGCACGTCGCCTGCGAGAAGCCGATCGCCGGCACCCTGGCCGAGGCCCGGCAGATGGTGGAGGCGGCCCGCAAGGCCCAGGTGAAGACGTTCGTCTGGTACAACTACCGCCGCTGCCCGGCCATCGCGTTCGCGCATAAGCTGGTCAAGGACGGGGCCGTCGGCACGATCCGCCACGTCCGCGGGTTCTACCTCCAGGACTGGGCGGACGAGTCGATCCCGCTCATCTGGCGGTTCCAGAAGGAGGGCTCGGGCTCGGGCTCCCACGGGGACCTCAACGCGCACATCATCGACATGACCCGGTTCGTGACGGGGGAGGAGATCACGGAGGTCACCGGGGCCATCGCCGAGACGTTCATCAAGCAGCGGAAGCGGATGACCGGGGCCACGGCCGGCGGCATCGCGGCGGGCGTCCAGGGCGGCGGGGAGACCGGGCCCGTCACCGTGGACGACACCGTGCTCTTCCTCGCGCGGTTCTCCGGCGGGGCCGTCGCCAGCTTCGAGGCCGCCCGGCAGGCGACCGGCAACCAGAACCGAAACGGGTTCGAGATCAACGGCTCCAAGGGGGCGCTCAAGTTCGACTTCGAGCGGATGAACGAGCTCCAGTTCTACGACGCCACCCGCCCCCGCGCCGTGCAGGGATGGACGACCATCATGTGCACCCACGGCGGCGACCACCCGTACGCCGGCAACTGGTGGCCCGACGCCCACGTCCTGGGCTACGAGCACGGGTTCGTGAACCAGGCGTACGACATCCTCCTCGCCCTCGCGGGCGAGGAGCCCACCGTCCCCATCCCCGACTTCGAGGACGCCTACAAGACCCAGCGGGTGCTCGAGGCGGCGCTCGTGGCCGCCGCCGAGCGGAGGCCCGTCCCCTTGAGCGAGATCGAGTGA
- a CDS encoding Gfo/Idh/MocA family protein, producing MGAPHVLANPQKVALIGGGFIGPVHAEALRRIGVEVAGLLDISPERARPLAERSGIAKVYSTLDELLADPSITAVHIASPNHVHFEHAKRALEAGKHVLCEKPLANSSKETAELAKLAASRPGQAAGVNYNLRFYPLCQEMHARVSKGELGRILSVTGSYTQDWLLLPDDYNWRVEPDGGTNLRAVSDIGTHWMDLAQFVTGLHIQEVNADLATFHAERNRPVGGAETFTGPNAAKKPTETVKITTEDYGAVLLHLDGGARGTFHVHQMHAGRKNRLYLEVCGEKGSMVWESESPEVLWLGRRGGANSILNRDPSLLSPEVADSSHYPGGHAEGFPDAFKQLDLAFYGFIAGGCKGTPNFPTFADGHREVQICEAIAQSAKDRSWVKVGA from the coding sequence ATGGGTGCACCTCACGTACTGGCCAATCCTCAGAAAGTGGCGCTGATCGGCGGCGGTTTCATCGGGCCCGTCCATGCCGAGGCCCTGCGGCGGATCGGTGTCGAGGTCGCCGGCCTGCTCGACATCTCCCCGGAGAGGGCCAGGCCCCTGGCGGAGCGATCGGGCATCGCCAAGGTCTACAGCACGCTCGACGAGCTGCTCGCCGACCCGTCGATCACGGCCGTCCACATCGCCTCGCCCAACCACGTCCACTTCGAGCACGCCAAGCGGGCCCTGGAGGCGGGCAAGCACGTCCTCTGCGAGAAGCCCCTGGCCAACAGCTCGAAGGAAACCGCCGAGCTGGCCAAGCTCGCCGCCTCCCGCCCCGGGCAGGCCGCGGGCGTGAACTACAACCTCCGCTTCTATCCCCTCTGCCAGGAGATGCACGCCCGCGTCAGCAAGGGGGAGCTCGGCCGGATCCTCTCGGTGACCGGCTCGTACACCCAGGACTGGCTCCTCCTCCCCGATGACTACAACTGGCGCGTCGAGCCCGACGGGGGCACCAACCTGCGCGCGGTGTCGGACATCGGCACCCACTGGATGGACCTCGCCCAGTTCGTCACCGGGCTGCACATCCAGGAGGTGAACGCCGACCTCGCCACCTTCCACGCAGAGCGGAACCGGCCCGTGGGCGGCGCCGAGACGTTCACCGGACCGAACGCCGCGAAGAAACCGACCGAGACGGTGAAGATCACGACGGAGGACTACGGCGCCGTCTTGCTGCACCTCGACGGCGGCGCACGCGGGACCTTCCACGTCCACCAGATGCACGCCGGCCGTAAGAACCGCCTGTACCTAGAGGTCTGCGGCGAGAAGGGCTCGATGGTCTGGGAGAGCGAGTCCCCCGAGGTCCTCTGGCTGGGCCGCCGGGGAGGCGCGAACTCGATCCTCAACCGCGACCCGTCCCTGCTCTCCCCCGAGGTCGCCGACTCCAGCCACTACCCCGGCGGCCACGCCGAGGGGTTCCCGGACGCCTTCAAGCAGCTCGACCTGGCCTTCTACGGCTTCATTGCCGGCGGCTGCAAGGGGACGCCCAACTTCCCGACGTTCGCCGACGGCCACCGCGAGGTGCAGATCTGCGAGGCCATCGCCCAGAGCGCGAAGGACCGGTCGTGGGTCAAGGTCGGGGCGTGA
- a CDS encoding Gfo/Idh/MocA family protein encodes MDRRSKMRVGMVGGGGPKSFFGAPHRRAILMDNTAELTAGALRSNPEDSLSDARELFFARGYPDWRSLVSSESALPEGERIDYLTIVTPNDAHFGPAEAALGTGIAVLSEKPLTTNLDEARQLQALVLSREVPFLVAHTYTGYPMVMLARELVMGGAIGEVRKVEAWYRQGWLSTRREADGNKQASWRADPAKAGASGCGGDIGTHAYIFIRFAAGLHAVRLLARMKSVVPGRPLDDDFTVLAELNNGAIATVSASQITTGAENDNGVRIIGTTGTLTWSHIRFDELEHCVGGQPVRIYRQGADTSYLPGSIRPYLRLPAGHPEGFHEALANLHRTLEWTIRRARGEPSPQPFAHPGIADGVAGMAFIEAAVQSARGGGWVDVPRGG; translated from the coding sequence ATGGATCGTCGATCGAAGATGAGGGTGGGGATGGTCGGGGGCGGCGGCCCGAAGAGCTTCTTCGGTGCGCCCCACCGCCGGGCGATCCTCATGGACAACACGGCCGAACTGACCGCCGGTGCGCTCCGGAGCAACCCGGAGGACTCGCTGTCCGACGCCCGAGAGCTCTTCTTCGCCCGCGGATATCCGGATTGGCGCTCGCTCGTCTCGTCCGAGTCGGCCCTGCCCGAGGGGGAGCGGATCGATTACCTCACGATCGTCACCCCCAACGACGCCCACTTCGGCCCCGCCGAGGCGGCCCTCGGCACCGGGATCGCTGTCCTCTCCGAGAAGCCCCTGACCACGAACCTGGACGAGGCCCGCCAGCTCCAGGCCCTGGTCCTGTCGCGGGAGGTCCCGTTCCTGGTGGCCCACACGTACACCGGGTACCCGATGGTCATGCTGGCGCGAGAGCTCGTCATGGGCGGGGCCATCGGCGAGGTCCGCAAGGTCGAGGCCTGGTACCGCCAGGGCTGGCTCTCCACGCGCCGCGAGGCCGACGGCAACAAGCAGGCGTCCTGGCGGGCCGACCCGGCCAAGGCCGGCGCCTCCGGATGCGGCGGCGACATCGGGACGCACGCCTACATCTTCATCCGCTTCGCCGCCGGCCTGCACGCGGTGAGGCTGCTCGCGAGGATGAAGTCCGTGGTGCCCGGCCGGCCGCTGGACGACGACTTCACGGTCCTCGCGGAGCTGAACAACGGGGCCATCGCGACCGTCTCCGCCTCGCAGATCACGACCGGCGCGGAGAACGACAACGGCGTCCGGATCATCGGCACCACCGGCACGCTCACCTGGTCGCACATTCGCTTCGACGAGCTGGAGCACTGCGTCGGGGGCCAGCCGGTGCGGATCTATCGCCAGGGGGCCGACACGTCATACCTGCCCGGCTCGATCCGCCCCTACCTGCGGCTCCCGGCGGGCCATCCCGAGGGCTTCCACGAGGCGCTGGCGAATCTCCACCGGACGCTGGAGTGGACGATCCGCAGGGCCCGCGGCGAGCCGTCGCCGCAGCCGTTCGCCCACCCCGGGATCGCCGACGGCGTGGCGGGGATGGCGTTCATCGAGGCCGCCGTCCAGAGCGCCAGGGGCGGCGGCTGGGTGGACGTCCCGCGCGGCGGATAG